TCATATTAAGGTTCTTCCCTTAAACAGGCAAAATTCTGTGTTGCTAGGCAAACCTTCACAGCTTTTTGATACGGAAGGAACTGAGATGAGATTTGCACAGGACTGCTTTCCAGCAGTGGCCTATTACAGGCATGGTGTAATAGTGTCTTGTACTCTGGATGCTGCTTTTATGATTAGTGAACTGCTACATCTGAAAAGCTTAACTGGGGTGGATGTGCTACCATGCTTTTCCTAATGTCTTTATTACTGACAGCTCAGAAGGGAATATGTGGCAGGGATGTAACTTGCAGTTAGTACAGTGAACCCTTGCAATTAAACTTGCTTTTGAAAAGCCTTGTCTCTCTGAAGTGGATTCTCTCTTTTAAATTAGATGTATGTGTTCTGATTATAAAAATATGACCCAGTGCTAGATCAGGAAATTAGACAGCTGagtatttcaaaatacagtatCTTGGAAAGTTGTAAACACAGGACTATAAATTGAAGATGGAAGCTAATCCTTCAAGTGCATTCCTTGTGCAGTTTGTCCTTGGCCTCATTTGCTATTCCCTTATTTGGAGAATGTTGATTAGAACTTTCAATTAGGGCATGGTATTCTCCTTATGGGCATacaagtctttaaaaatatcttgacTGCAactgcagctttttaaaaacacttttagaACAAATAAATATGCCTGACCTGCTAGAGATTGGAAAAATACCTGTTCCCCAGAAACAGGGGAATGGAGATGTAtaaagggaagaggagaaaagatgcTACTGCTGCAAGTTTCTGGTCTTAAAAAGATCATGAGTTTGCAACTGTTACAATGGTGTGTTTTAAGAACAGTGTGTGATTGGCTCACACACTGCTcactttcatattttcaaataaatgacTTGTCAGTCTGTGTTAttattcttgtttgttttttttttctttaggaagtGGCAAAACGCTTGCATTTGCAATTCCGATGATTcactctgtgctgcagtggcaaaaatcaaataattcaACAATCAGAAATGGCAGTGTTTCTAAAGAGTCCCATCAGCATCATGATGAACCAAGATGGGAAAATGAGGATGAAGCAGAAAAACTAACCCATCAGCAGGCTGAAGATAGTGGAGATGAAGATGATGCATCTTTCACAACAGGCTGTGTGAAGGTGCTGGAAAATGTTAAATTTGACTCCGATGACGAGACACATACTGTTAACTCCGATAAAAAGAGACCTCTTTTAGGACTAGTCCTTACTCCTACAAGAGAATTAGCTGTACAAGTAAAGCACCACATTGATGCAGTTGCAAAGTTTACAGGTATGTAAATCCCACAGGCCATGTTCCATAGCCAGATTAGACTGGTTTTGGATCTTGGTATTGAGCCAGAATGTGTGCCACACTTCCATAAAATCATAAAACTAGTATAGCTTTTGAGGGGTTAGAGTTTTTAGCCACTGATGTGTGAGAAATGCATGGCGATTCTTCAGTGAGATGTACATGGAAATAAGCAGTTAATGtgagctgttttgttttaaattagtCTTCCTTCAAATAGGTATTGATTCCTGCTCTCACCACAGAATCAGTACTAGATACCTGGCAACAGCTAACCTTGTTCTAGTTTTGGATAATGTAGGctatatataattaataatttcatgatatataatattttgattatatatataataatttcatttttaacaaGTATATCAATCTTTGTATATATTGTATATGTATAACTTTGTTCtttctaataaaaaagaaagttatgGCCATAAATATTTAGGTCTGACTTACCTCCAGCAGGAGTCAAGCCACAGAAGTGTTACTGCGTAACATGCCTGACAAAAGCAattccctcctcttcctttcctttccaaacCAGAAGTCAGTACATTAAGTGAACGAGTGAGGACATGAAACTGTTGAAGACTGAGAGTTTTTCCCAATTCTCTCCACTTCTCCCATACCAGTAATTGTTTATATATTAAAGAGGATATGTAGTGCAAAACGCTACTTTTAAGCCCATCTTCCTTTGGTGTCTGTATGTCCTGCCGTGCTCATCAGTCTGCATCTGATTACAAGGCTTATTTTAACTGCTAGGCTGAAATAATCAATTTATGTCATACAGTTCTGATAGGAGCAGTGCTATTTATGTATAAAAATCTGCTGCCCAAGTGATAATTTAgttgctgcagcaggagagacaATATTTTGATGTGGATTTTTTATTGCCTCAAACtcactttgggaaaaaaaaaaaactgctgtaGTGTTTCAGAAGTAGTCCAGAAGAGAGATCAGTGGAAGCTTGGATATTGGAAGGGTCTTGCACAGTAGCATTGAGTTCATCATGGGCCAGTGTATCCTTTGAAGAAATAGGGTGAAATAAGCCATGTGTGGAGTCTGCTTCCAAAGATAAATTCCTTTTAGTACCTCTGCAAACTACTTAAAGCTAACGAGGTCTGTGCTACTGTGCAAGTAATCAGGTGGGAGCATATGTGGAAGGATTATTCCATAGCAAATAAGCAGCTGCTTGGCAAGACAAGCATTTCTCAGTCTTATTCTTGAAATGATATTCTGGTTATTCTTAACAGGAATATGTTTGTTCATGCAAATATAATTGACAAAGCACAAGactctgaaatatttgtaaacaAAACTAACATCTACGGATGTGATTCTTCATGCTGTTGAAAGACCTGTGCACTAATTCTTGGCATCTAACTATAATaaggaattttctgtgaaattgaATGCATTTCTGTATGCTCAATGTTGCCTAAAACTCCTGAAGTTTCCTGGCCAAAATGCTTGTTGAAAGTTGCAATGTAGACTGTTTAAAGCACATGAAGtagagatatatatataaaaacatgcACTGGTAAATTagtgaaataaaatctgttatTTATATGTTCTAGGTATTAAGACTGCAATCCTAGTAGGAGGCATGGCTGCACAGAAGCAAGAACGTGTACTGAATCGAAAGCCAGAAATTGTAATTGCAACCCCAGGCCGTCTGTGGGAGTTAGTTAAAGACAGACACCCACATCTTTCAAATCTTCGTGAGCTCAGGTAAAGGTGCCTCTTCAGATAACTGCTGGATACTGAACTGGGCAGCCCTGCATACTGATTAGGTTTACAAACAGATTAAATAATTTAGACTGCACAAGACCTATTTTTGTGTCAGTATTTTATTGAAATGCACATTGGTTATTTTGATAGAGGGAAATGTCAGTTAAAAACAGTAGTCAAAACctgatttttcaaaaggaaaggcTACTGTAGCTGCCCCAGCATGCCTGGTGTTACTTTTGGTTTTATATGCATAACATCCTTTATGTGTTTAGCAGGAAAAGTTGTTCTTAAATGTATCAGGTTTGTATTTAGCTGCACAAGTGTATTTTTACTGTGTGTTTTCTACTTGACAGGTGCCTTGTGATTGATGAAGCAGACCGAATGGTTGAGAAAGGTCACTTCTTAGAGCTGTCTCAGTTGCTGGAAGTCTTAAATGATTCTCAGTATAACCCTCGACGACagacttttgttttttctgccaCTTTGACTTTAGTCCATCAGACTCCCACAAGagttttacaaaaaaagaatGCTAAAAAGATGGACAAGAAGACCAAACTAGAATTGTTAATGGAAAAAGTAGGAATAAAGGGCAAACCCAAAGTAATAGACTTAACAAGGAAAGAGGCCACTGTTGAGACACTGACAGAAACCAGAATCCACTGTAACACAAATGAGAAGGACTATTATCTCTATTACTTTCTTCTTCAGTATCCAGGAAGAACCATGGTCTTTGCAAACAGCATAGACTGTGTAAAACGCCTCAGTTCTCTCCTCACAATCTTAAATTGTGATCCCCTTCCTTTGCATGCCAACATGCACcaaaagcaaaggctgaaaaacctGGAAAGGTTTGCTGATCGAGAGAGGTGAGTTGATTTTTAACTTCCTAGTatagaaaagaggaaattgtATACAGGGTGGTGGTGAGGGGAAACAACTCTGTTAGAGTAGGAGCAGGTTGGGGAAGTTCACTGAGGATGTGAGTCCCCTGTTCATGAGCCAAAGATATTAATGATTAAGGATGAGATTTCACAGTTAAGGTGATGAACTGGAGCAAATTCAGTGGAAGACCACCAAGATACTCAAGAAGCACTGGCTTTGCAAGAGAGGAGGCTGAAGGGACTGGGTGTTTGTATTACCTGGGAAACGTATTTTGTAGAGAGCTAATGGCAGCCCTCTGACACCATAAAAGAAGGTTATCCAAAACAAGGAGCCAGGCTTTTCAGAGTGGTGCTTGATGGGAGGATGAGGGGTAATGGATGCAAGTTGAAATAAGAGATTCAGGCTGGATATGAGAAAGAGTTTTTTCTCAGGACAGTTGAGCATAGGAACAGGCTGCTTGTCTTGGAGTTTTTTGAGGCTCAGTTGGATAGAAgccttgagcagcctggtccagtCTTGCAGCTCATCCTGCTTTGAAGAGAAGATGTTACTAGAGACCTCCTGAGGTCCTGAAAGCCTGAAATACCCTGTGGTCCAGGAGCTTGTTGCTGCTGAAGGAGCTGTCACTCGCCTtgttttcagacatttttttaGAGCTgtctggcacagctctgcccaagTCTTTGCTCTGCAGCTCATTTGATCCTCTGTAAGGTATTGAATCTCCCTAAACCATCAGAAAACTAACCACTTACTACTCATTTGCAGgtttaattatataaataagTATCCTGAGAGTCAAAGTATCTTTGAGCAGTGCAGAAGAAAGCGCAGTTGtgcatttcagcagcagtaGTGGGCAGCCAGGGCTTACCCAAACAGACCTGTCCTGCCATTGTAGGAAACATTGTTTTGGGTTGTCTTTGGCATGGCCTTTGGGAGGAGATTTTTAGTGTCATTACTTACATAGTCCAGAAGCCTCACAGTTTAGTCCTGCTGTGAACTGCTGCATGCTGTCTGGGAGTTTGTACCTTGTTAATAGATCCAGGCATGGAGAACAGAGGTTGAATTGCTGtgatggagctgcagcatcccttGGCAAATGTATTGATAGCATTTGCATAGGTCAGGTGAAGTGTTTTCAGAGACTGCAGATTTTCAAGGCAGGAAAGAAATCTATGAGACCATCTCTCATTGCCTTCTACAGATTGCAAGCTGtagatttttctgttgttatttctgctttgaaCCTTTTAGCAATAGAAAATGCAGTCAGATGCCATAAAATCTTAACGAATTTCCGTTAAGTAAAATTTACTTATTTCAGTTGCTGGGagacttttttaaaacaaactgttCCATATCCTGTGGAGACTTTTGTCTCTGTAGAGACTGCTTGTATAAAAGAACAACATTTTTGTTCGTCTTGTCTAGGGATAGGGAGAAATAGTAATTGTTAGAAGAGAACTCCCCTCTTTATTTCTAGGTTTTAATATACTGAGAGTGTATTTGAGTGCAAGTTGGTAGAAGATACTTCACCCCCAAAAACTGTTACTTAAATAGATAATGTTAGTAATGTGATTTTTCTCAACTGGTGAAACTTTTAATAACATGTCTGTACTGCCAGAGGATCAACTGTGTTGTTAATGGTGGCGTCAAAGCAAGctaaagaaattctttaaaacCTGGACAATGCACTGAAAAGTGTAATGCAGGGGCATGTGCTCCCCCTTCCTGATTGAATAGCAATTTTTTCTAGCGTTTTTGTGAActgagagaggagaaaaatatagGAAAACCAGATCCAGTGAGGTAGTGCATTTATATATTGAAAGGAGAATAGACTTGCTGAAGGCAAcacttgcattttaaattttatactAAGAATTATTGTTTCAAGACCACCCTTGAGGTGCATTGGGTATTGTTTCTGTAAGGGCAAACAGAATGCATATGTCCTACAGATAATACAGTATAAACGTGTTTCTTAACCTGCTGTGGTAGAATTCTAGGCTGCTGTATTTTATGTTCCTTGGCAAATTATTTGCTCTTCAATTTTATGTTCATtaaattttgtctcttttctcagctgtgtcctcttgACAACAGATGTTGCAGCTCGTGGTCTTGATATTCCTAATGTCCAGCATGTCATCCACTACCAGGTtaagcatttttaatgtttttccttttactgtttTGGTTTGATGAGTTCTTGCTGACCCAAATCCTGAGCATTGTAAAGCTGTAATTCTTGGTCCCATATATAGTATAGTCCCAAGTATAGAGATTAAATCATTGAACTGTCCTTAGTGCTTTGTAAAGATCTTCTTTCTGCAGTAACTGACTGCAATAGGTAGCACTTTATGAATGTGTGATTACATGTCAGAAATTACATAATAGATAGGATCCTCCTTGCTTTTTGCTTACCTTTTATATCCAAAGGTGTCAAATTACTCAGCCTTATAACTCTTCTCTGAGgacacataaaatattttcctgctttgcaAGTGAAATGGTAGAAGGTCAGAAGTTAGGAGAGATCACAAAAGATTATGCAAGGAAAAGTTCTGGATCGGAGAACACAAAGTGTGTCCTGACGTCGtcttttacattattttcatctttgttaCGTGCAATGTACTGCGTGTGTAAAACCCAAAATTCTTTGGCAGCCTCTTGTCCAAGGCatgccaggctgctggcagctgtgctggccagCTGCATGGCTCTCTGGGTTCTTGCAGGTCCCTCGCACCTCGGAGCTGTACGTGCACAGAAGCGGCCGAACGGCCCGAGCTGCCAGTGAAGGCCTCAGCCTGCTGCTGATTGGCCCCGAGGACTTGATCAATTTTCGGAAAATCTATAAAACATTGGAGAAGAGTGAAGAGCTGCCATTTTTCCCAGTTGATGCCAAGTGCATGACTTCTATTAAGGTAAAGAAATAACAGTCTTTTTGCAGCCTGAGTAGTTGCTTGTTTATTTAATTACTGATATGATATTGCCTGTTGTGTTCTTTCCAGGTTTCAGATGAAATTTACTCTTAAGGATCTGGATTAGAAAATTAAGTTAATTgcacttcatatttttttaatcaatatcTATGATTTCTCATCAATAACTGGCCCAAGAAAGTTGTTCAAATATAAACATGACTTATGTTTTTCCAGAAACAGTATAGGGAAGTGGATATATTTTGGAGGTGTGGAGCTGGGATGGCTCTGCTAAGTACATTGTTTAAAGCCTCTTATGTTAGGAACAGACTAGAGAACAGTAGCAGGTTCAGGGATATTCAGTGGTCTTCACCTGCCTCTTCCCATCTGAAGTTGTGAGTTGTCTGCTTTTCTAAAAGTTCTTGTACTGTGAGGCCACAGCTGCCACTGAACCCTGTCAAACTGAGCGTGTTTCTCTTTCCTAGGTTATTGCCCATTTTAAAGAGGATTCAGTCATTCACTAACTCACAAGACAGACAATGGTTAGAATTTACAAAACAGTGTGTTTTAGAAAGCATCTAGTTAGTCACTGcagattttctgcttctttaatAGGAGACTATTTCATGTCAGCATTCTCTTAGCAGTTTGGATAGTCAGTAATACACAAATGGGACATATTTAAATACtagattttaaagaaatccaGCTGGGGTAGAAATTTCTGAATATTACACAGCCATTTGAGAACAGGGAAGAGTGCAGGCAGTCAGATAATGCAGCAGGTGTCTTCCTCATGGTATTTTGATTCAGGCTTACCTATTTGGATTGGACTGAGCCCAGGGTCTACCCCAGTGGCAACAGCAGTATCTTCACCTTGGGAATAATGACAAGAAGTTTAAAAACCCAGCAAATATTGCTGCAAATAGGGTATTTCTTTcaggaaatgcagctttctgaaagaggagagaaaatcaaataaatgctttgatggatggattttcttcttctcttggTAGTAATGAAGAGAATCTGATTTCCACCCACTAAATGTTTCTAGTTACTGAGAGAAATCTGTTATTTTGAAGACTGCTGCTTCAGAGGTTCCTTCTGTGTTTCTTGATGAGAAGTTGTTGGCTCTTTTCATGCTCTATAAATTAATGggcaaataaatattatttctacactttccttttcctgtcacCATCTCACAATGATCTCTCCTATCTGTAATAGTGCTCCTCTCCCCAGAAGGGATCTTTGTAATTGTAGTTGCAGGACTCCAGCCTCATAAACCCTTGCAACAGTGCTATCTTATTTACACTTTTTCCTGGGTTTAATCACAAAGTCATTGTAGTTGGAACTAATAGTGCTGCTGGTTCTTTATGTCTGTCCCGTTGGCAcactccttccctcctttttgCATGCCTTCATTCAAGTTCAGAAAAGTCTGAAGGGGTTTCACTTGAGAGGAATAGAATTGTTGAACCAGGACAGATTTAAAGAGGACTTAAATTTTACAGAGGTggaaaaatttactttaaatttcTTGTAATGATCTAACAAATGACTGACTTAGTAGTCCACTGCAAGTGttacttctctctctctctctgtagtAATTACACTGGcagtcctggctgctgctgttactgTGCAGCATCTGACTATTCCAATTCATgcatggttttgttttatgCAACTTCAGGCACATTCCAAAGAGCAGAACTTGTTTCTGGTTGGTTCATAATTACTGTAAGTGCAGATTTTCTTTCCACAGTGAATTAGTTATTTGTTTGGGCCAGCTGGAATCCTGCAGGTCAGGTCAAGTTTGCTGGACATCTTTGTTCCACCTGTGTGTAGCTGGGAAGAAGGACAGGACATTCTGTCCTGTGCCTAAACAAGATCCATTCCTGAAAATATGATCTGTTCCTTCCATATGGCCTGCAGGAGTTTACTTTCTTCAGAGTGGAATGAAAGTAGTGGCTGCTCCGTACTGCTGCGATTAATAACTCTTGAGATCAATCTGAACTATATAAGTATGTAACTTGGAAATGATTGGTATCTGAATCATGGTTTGTTCTTGATGTCTCTCAAGTGTTATAATGATTCATTCATAAAATGTTGAGTTAACATTCAGGTATGTTTAGTAGTGAGATGTTTTAGAAGTCAAATTCTGTCATGGATCTAAGGAAGGAAAGTGCTTGTGAATGATGATGTGTTTATTAGCTGGGACGTGAATAGGGAACAAAAGCGTCTCTGTACCAGTTGCATTGTAGTGCATGCTCTCAAACACTTACTCTGCTAAAGTACCCCACATTTAAAGCAGATCATAATG
This portion of the Vidua chalybeata isolate OUT-0048 chromosome 6, bVidCha1 merged haplotype, whole genome shotgun sequence genome encodes:
- the DDX24 gene encoding ATP-dependent RNA helicase DDX24, which gives rise to MKARKGGRFRSSFKSKRKGIEVVGEWKTVPIDPNLFAEEEFQDIVCLEELTEYKLVSSSKVGKVKEKKRKAESASEEGNEEVEEPVVPPKKKKKNKDLRSQTDKGNTPNAAEMDVLVDKEAKCNEIIEEANCEDHGPVTESMSSRRDTPKKKKKKVPKNKAFQAQEALPSVATSKKVKNWTTEVLSASTDQKADVSAWKDLFVPEPVLQALSYLGFSAPTPIQALALPSAIRDNMDVLGAAETGSGKTLAFAIPMIHSVLQWQKSNNSTIRNGSVSKESHQHHDEPRWENEDEAEKLTHQQAEDSGDEDDASFTTGCVKVLENVKFDSDDETHTVNSDKKRPLLGLVLTPTRELAVQVKHHIDAVAKFTGIKTAILVGGMAAQKQERVLNRKPEIVIATPGRLWELVKDRHPHLSNLRELRCLVIDEADRMVEKGHFLELSQLLEVLNDSQYNPRRQTFVFSATLTLVHQTPTRVLQKKNAKKMDKKTKLELLMEKVGIKGKPKVIDLTRKEATVETLTETRIHCNTNEKDYYLYYFLLQYPGRTMVFANSIDCVKRLSSLLTILNCDPLPLHANMHQKQRLKNLERFADRESCVLLTTDVAARGLDIPNVQHVIHYQVPRTSELYVHRSGRTARAASEGLSLLLIGPEDLINFRKIYKTLEKSEELPFFPVDAKCMTSIKERMNLARQIEKAEFFNSRAKQHNSWLHQAAEALEMDLDDDMLMGKKTSEQEESQKQKMLKGMKKQLKHMLSQPLFKVLMKTKYPTQSGKLLLPQTSEGISALGAMSKKQAKKKKSIK